Below is a genomic region from Megalopta genalis isolate 19385.01 chromosome 10, iyMegGena1_principal, whole genome shotgun sequence.
ctcgatcgcctcgcgccagccgagctcgcctctcattggtcatcgtttttcgttgataactcgttaatggtgcctcggggaaaatttttgtaaaggaaaaagttgcttcaaataacctgaagaacccgccactttcggattgcattttcgctaaggaagaagttacttggaatgacctcAAGATCCCACCATTTCcggaatgcgagacatttttgggacatcctgtagtcTCTCGagatttatcgcgtggatttgaagaaccGCGATTATCTTATTTGTAATTTCATAATCAAcgtatacagtggcccacaaaattGTTCGTACACaatttgaaacgcaataacttttttaaaaccggACCAAGGGGCTTGAATTTTTGTCAGATGATAGCAGGACTAGTCTACacgacgatgaccaaaatgcttttttttaaattttgctattactcggAACgacgaaagaaataaaagaactttcgttttttaacttttttatccgagcctataacgaaaatttaaaaaaatgtctctcgtagatctcggtgacttatatgcgtgctgaaaatttgatcaaaatccgttaacgttgttatgagttataataaattaaaaatgagaaaaatcgcagtcttatcacgattttgaccaaaaactggaagaaatctgcggtatgttaaatctttcaacgcttgcagctcgactctgggttaatcgactttcgataaaattttcatataagataccgagatctacgagaggctttatttttttaattttcgttataggctcggataaaaaagttaaaagacgaaagttcttcgatttgtttcgtcgttccaagtaatagcaaaatttgaaaaaatcatTTTGGTGATCGTCTGTAGGCGCTGTAATTCTCGCTATCAcctgaaaaaaattcaagtcccttaatcgagttttaaaaaaattacactgCGTTTTAGAATGTGTATAAACACATTTGCGGCCCACTGTATACTCGATGAAcgaataaatgagccgtttattttgaaagtggcacaagtcactttaccgtaatgaaaactGGTGatcttttaatgtttatacgaaattatttataccgagaaaaatatatatcaatatcccgagataacaaatactagtaaatcttctcgaaagttagcgttCATAATTTTAAACGTGTCaaaacgcgaacccttaaataCATCGACTTAAAAGCAttagtgacttacgccactttcaaaataaacggctcatttatcggTGGAGCCAGAAAACAAATCAGTGTCGCCGCTTACATGGTTAACATGGTTAGTTATAAAAAAGTTTtagaaagtggcataagtcactttaccgtaatgaaaagtggtgattttttaaatgtttatacgaaattctttataccgagaaaaatattttgaaacgtgttgaaacgcGAGAGAGAACCCTTAAAtacatcgacttaaaaacattAGTGACTTGCGCCACTTTCAAAAATAAACCGCTCAAATAAATCGTTTTCGGGACGAACGTCGAGATTCGGCGAATTTTCGAACGGAACGAACGAATTTTTCGAAGGTACGAGACCGCCGACGGATCGGATCGGAACGAGATGGAGAGCATGTACGTGTACGCGACGGACGGGCAACAGTTGCGAAGGGAGAGCCACAGCATCGCGATCCAGATGCAGGACAGACGCGGCCACGCGGCCGCGAGCCAGCAGAGGTACAGTCCGCGCGAGACCGGTCAATTGGGCGGAGGAAACGGATCGACGACCGGTAGCGGGTGCGGCGGCAACGGCGGCGGTAGCAACGCCGGTAGCGGCAGCGTCGCCAGGACTTATCACCACGGGTCACCGGTGCTGGTCGGGAACACCGACGAGTACGAAGGCCGAGCCTCGATGGGGTCCCAATCGGACGCGACGACCGCGTCGGTGTCGGCCCCGGGAACCGGGACCAGCACGGACACCGTCGCCGGAACACCGACCGTGTCCGGGTCCGGGTCCGGTTCCGGGTCCGCGACCCCGACCGTTCAGATGGGTTCGCCCGTCGCTCCCGCGTATTccccgccgatcgtcggcgacgGTATCCACGGGTCGGCGTCCGCGGGATCGCAGCAGGCGGCGCAGCAACATCATCAGCATCCGCATCACCATATCGTGACGGGGTACACGGACGCTGTCGTCGACAGGTTCACCGTCTCCGTCGCGAACGAGAAACAGGTGTCCAGCACTTACACCACCCTGGAGACGGTCGCGATACCACCGCCGCAGGCCGTACAGTATGCCCCGCAATACATATCAAGCAGCGAAGCGTTCCAGCAGGCTTCTGCCTACGCCTACAGCAAAACCGGGGAACAGCTGATATTGACGTATCCATCGGCCGGTCAACTGGGTCCGCGCGTCGGTGGGGTAAGTATTCTGCAGAATTATTTCAAATCCCGTGAGGAATTATTTCGGGTTGCGTAGTTACAAGTCCGTTcgcgtttttttttttgtgaGGAGATATAGTATCGCGCAGTCGTCGACGCGAACGGACTTATTGCGCGATTTCGATCGCAATCTACCcggtcttaaagtagacacttttaGCTTTCGTTTAAGTCAAATTGCATGGAAATAGCTCCATGGGaacgtatcttaaaatccattcgaattctTCCTTTTAGATCTTGCGAATCTCGTGATGTCAGTAGTcgattctttttaatttttcaaaatgatctcgaCGTTCGATCGCAATTTAATTTACTtagtcttaaagtagacactttcagctttcatttgagccaagttgcatagaaatagctcTACGAGAACGTAtctcaaaatccattcgaacttTTCCTTTTAGATCTTGTAAACCCCATGATCTCAGTGGTCaattccttttaatttttcaaaatgatctcgttAAGCGAACGCAATCTAATTTACCcagtcttaaagtagacactttcagcaCTCATTTGAGCCAAGTTACATAGAAATAGCTCCACGGACACACATCTTAAAATCCAACTGAATTTTTCCTTCTAGATCTTATAAAATCTATGATCTCAGTGGTCAATtcgttttaatttttcaaaatgatctcgtcaAGCGAACGCAATCTAATTTACCCAGTCTTAAAGTAGATActttcagctttcatttaagccaaGTTGCATAGAAATTGCTCTACGGGAACGTAtctcaaaattcattcgaatttttCCTTTTAGATCTTGTAAACCTCGTGATGTCAGTAGTcgattcttcctaatttttcaaaatgatctcgtcGTTCGATCGCAATCTAATTTACCCGGTCTTGAAATAGACACATTCAGCTCTCATTTGAGCCAAGTTACATAGAAATAGCTCCACGGGCACACatcttaaaatccatccgaatTTTTCCTTCTAGAGCTTATAAACCCTATGATGTCAGTAGTCGattctttctaatttttcaaaatgatctcgtcGTCCGATCGCAATCTAATTTACCCGGTCTTAAAGTACAAACTTCCAGCTTTCGTTTAAGCTGCATTGCATAGAAATAGCTCCGCGAGAACATGTCTGAACATTTATTCGAACTATCGCTCACGAATTCGCGCAATTCTCCCCGTCTCCTAGGTGTCGCTCCTGGGTGTCGAAGGTACGCGAACGGACCTGTTACATAACCTAGTTGAATTGGCAGAGAAAAGAATCACCGGATCGTTCGGTTCGCAGGTGGAGTCGCCCGGCAGCAGTTACATGAAAGGCGACCCGACACTGGCGTCCTCGGTGGCAGCGTCCCGCGGCGTGCCGCATCACTACGAGCAGCCGACGTCACCGAGCACCCAGATGACGTTGtacggcggcggcagcggcgcgTACCCCTACGGAAAATCGACAGCCGCGACGGAGTATTGGAACGCGACGGGAACACCGTCGCCGCCCACGTTCGACGGCAGCCAGGGTGGTTATCAGACAGGCGTGTCGGCGATCGCCATCGGCGACGGGGCCAACATGCATTTGTACTCCGGCGGTGCGTACAGCGTGTCGCCGGGCACCGCGGGAGCACCCTCCCCCTGGCCCGGCCTGCCGATGTCCGGCACGGAGGAGAGCTTCGACGGGGCAATGATCATCGCCGAACAAAAAGAATGCCCCAGTTGCGCGGGTCTGCCGAACGTTTGGAGGAGAGACGAGACCGGCCACTATTACTGCTCGAACTGTCTCTGCAAGCCGAACGGCGTCAACAGAGCGGCCATGAGATGCGGCAAGCCCAAGCAAACGGTAGCTCCGGTAACTCGATCGTCTTTTCATCTTTCTATTATAAGAGTATTCGTAAGAACCACACAGGGGAGaatgcgtcgtcgtcgtcgtcggtcgAACGGGataagcataattaacttttggctccattgttgtggccggtgactatagtcacccatcgTATGCGGGTGTCGTTTTGaggcgggtgactatagtcacccgtagtGGCGAAAGGGTTAAGTGGACCGACCCTGCGTCGTGtatgcgcattttcggcgcggcaccccgtacagcGGGAGTGccacggcggacaacgcgctcgtaccgaaagggttgaaGCAGTCGCCCGGCGAGCGAAAGGATCCGGGTTCGAAAAGTGCCCAAGTCTCGATCTTGTCCGTCTCGGTCGACTCGTTCTTCTCTCTCGTAACACCGTGTCCCCTCGGCGTCCATGCGGCGCGCGTCGACGACGCGAAAAGCCTCGCTCGGAATCCTTGGAACGACCCGTCCGTTGGTCGCGCGCGCGGAAATTGGAACGACGGACAACGTTATCTACGGCGCCGAGCAAACGAACGGCGCGAGGATCGCCCCGATTGTTTGCCCGTTGGCTGTTTGCTCCCAACAGATCCATTTTCGCGACTCGCGCGGTAGAATCTCTCTCGAGAAGCCTCGAGTCGAACGGGACGGATCCGACGTTTCCGAGGTCCAGTCGTGGAACGCGGACCCTAACCGAGACCACTGAACGATCGGAGATCGTTTGCTTTCTTTCCAGACGAACGTGCGAAAAACGGGAATGCAATGCGCGAACTGCAGGACCTGCAACACGACCCTCTGGCGGCGAAACAACAACGGCGAGCCGGTGTGCAACGCGTGCGGGCTCTATTACAAGCTGCACAATGTGAGTATTTCATGGATTCCGTTCGGTCGGACAAGAAGAGAAAAAAGAAgggcgacgcgcgcgcgcgcgcgacggtCGAAGCTCTGTCTTACACACAGTTACTAGGTGTTACATCGTAAATTCCAAGAACGCGTTCGGTCGGACGCGTTGCCCCGCGGTACTCTTTACTTCCGTCCGTTTTCCTTCCCGTTGTCGGCTCGAATCGTTCGACGCGCACGCGTTCCTTTCGTTTCGTCTCGTTTCCCCTCGCCCCGCCGCGGCACGGCTCGGCACGGCTCGCCGGAAAACGTTGTCCCTCTCCGGGCAGAGAGGCGAGGCGAACAAACAACGAATTTCCGGTATTTGTGCCGCTCGTAACCGGGATCGGAGCTCGCGCACGCGACACGTCTTGCCGCTTATTGTTAGCGGCGCGCGGTTCGACGAGAATTTTCGACGTCCCGTCGCGTTCGCTCACGGGAACAACGCGCTCGGCCGTCGAGCAAGCCGCGGCAAGCCGACAGCGCCAGGGACGACGATCGTTTTTCGACGTAACCTTTAACTCTTTCGGTTCGAGcgccgaatacatctggcatccgTGTAAGCCATATTTCAGAATGGCcatttacagaatgtttacagggaACATTTGAAGAAAGATTTggaaacggattaagcacagtcgTTACTTAACGCTCAACCTTTTAGgttacggctgaattctgcgcgagactgtttctctggacggcagagtccgatgtgtactgtacagagtctgatactgtatattctgtctgtatatacaggctgtcccaaaaatgtctcgcaatccgaaagtggcgggtttctcgggccgttcgaagcaactttttcctttacaaaaatgttctccgaggcaccgttaacgagttatcgacgaaaaaccgtgaccaatgagaggcgagctcggctggcgcgaggcgatcgagccaatgagcggaaccgggcttcgcgcgctggtcggccgtactcgattcttattggtcactgtttttcgtcgataactcgttaacggtgcctcggagaacatttttgtaaaggaagaagttgcttcgaacgatccgaggaacccgccgtttccggattgcgagacatttttgggacaccctgtggactgttgtaaatcgatgcgaagacaaaagaagtgtgaaacaatgcatacgaagacgattatttggttcgaacgatgagcgagtgagctactagagcaagccgctatagtggcgcgtcgtccagagagatgacatccgcgaaagccactatagcggcgtgtcgttctgaaagatgacatccgcggaagtcaCTATAGCGGCGtgtcgggcctaaaaggttaagaaaatcttcgtacaaaagtgtactgaccctgcgttatgtatgcgcattttcggcgcccCGTAacagtgggagtgtcacggcggacaacgcgctcgtaccgaaagggttaaatgctCAAACTTTCAAATTTCCCACGCATCGAAACGGTCAAAATCGCCAGAAAAAGTTCCAAGCCAACCGGTACCTTTCTGTTCTCTTTTGATCGCGTCGCATCGGATCGCAATATCGCCGTTCTTGTTTCGTTAATCCCACGAGCCTGCATACCGGGCAACGTTATCGGCGACGTCTCGGTGGCCGCCGATCGCGGCCACCGATACGAGCGTCGAATCGgtgctttttcttctttttttttttatcgcggTTCGCGGAATCGAATGAAATTTGACCGGTATCGAATCGCGTTCTCTCCCGAACAGGTAAACAGGCCGCTCAGCATGAAGAAAGAGGGCATCCAAACGAGAAAGAGGAAACCGAAGAATCACTCTGGAATGGGCGGAGGGATGGCCGGGCCCAGCGGCATGCACAAGACCGAGATTAAGTCTAGCTTGCTCGGTGAGTCTTCGGTGAGCAAGTTTCTCATTCAGTCTTCCTCGTGTAGAACCAAGTACCGTTTCACCATTCGCGGCGTCTTCCCCGATCGGTTGATCGCGTGTACCTACAGGCCGCGTCTCCCACATTTTCCCCCGTCGATCTATCTCGTTTCCCCCCACCCCCCAACAACAAGACGATCGTATCGTCGCAACGTCGTATCGCCGTATCGTCGTATCGTCGTATCTACGTTCCGAATCTCGAGACGGTATCGTCCTTGAACGAATCGAAAAGAAATTTTTGCGGATTAAAAACAAAGTCCGAGCAGAGGTTGGAACCGCGAATCAAGATCGGAGATTCGTTCGCGGCAGATCTC
It encodes:
- the LOC117222686 gene encoding uncharacterized protein LOC117222686 isoform X3, which produces MHRGEMKESLIKREIEHEWEESRVDEGSSRMTGSGNVTAASIEEQRQAMESPRTVITARRHVRTITTAGHITENVPEPEPEPGPDSPDAAAMSGSLQHQAHHRHHQLQQQSLEQQHRQSRSYRDGDQQDPGNQQHFAQIVRSEADVQQQQQQHQHHRAGEQRVVYLTSNGQELKVEVPDTLEHTALSVKESARYETADGSDRNEMESMYVYATDGQQLRRESHSIAIQMQDRRGHAAASQQRYSPRETGQLGGGNGSTTGSGCGGNGGGSNAGSGSVARTYHHGSPVLVGNTDEYEGRASMGSQSDATTASVSAPGTGTSTDTVAGTPTVSGSGSGSGSATPTVQMGSPVAPAYSPPIVGDGIHGSASAGSQQAAQQHHQHPHHHIVTGYTDAVVDRFTVSVANEKQVSSTYTTLETVAIPPPQAVQYAPQYISSSEAFQQASAYAYSKTGEQLILTYPSAGQLGPRVGGVESPGSSYMKGDPTLASSVAASRGVPHHYEQPTSPSTQMTLYGGGSGAYPYGKSTAATEYWNATGTPSPPTFDGSQGGYQTGVSAIAIGDGANMHLYSGGAYSVSPGTAGAPSPWPGLPMSGTEESFDGAMIIAEQKECPSCAGLPNVWRRDETGHYYCSNCLCKPNGVNRAAMRCGKPKQTVAPTNVRKTGMQCANCRTCNTTLWRRNNNGEPVCNACGLYYKLHNVNRPLSMKKEGIQTRKRKPKNHSGMGGGMAGPSGMHKTEIKSSLLGESSRATARANR
- the LOC117222686 gene encoding uncharacterized protein LOC117222686 isoform X5, which codes for MHRGEMKESLIKREIEHEWEESRVDEGSSRMTGSGNVTAASIEEQRQAMESPRTVITARRHVRTITTAGHITENVPEPEPEPGPDSPDAAAMSGSLQHQAHHRHHQLQQQSLEQQHRQSRSYRDGDQQDPGNQQHFAQIVRSEADVQQQQQQHQHHRAGEQRVVYLTSNGQELKVEVPDTLEHTALSVKESARYETADGSDRNEMESMYVYATDGQQLRRESHSIAIQMQDRRGHAAASQQRYSPRETGQLGGGNGSTTGSGCGGNGGGSNAGSGSVARTYHHGSPVLVGNTDEYEGRASMGSQSDATTASVSAPGTGTSTDTVAGTPTVSGSGSGSGSATPTVQMGSPVAPAYSPPIVGDGIHGSASAGSQQAAQQHHQHPHHHIVTGYTDAVVDRFTVSVANEKQVSSTYTTLETVAIPPPQAVQYAPQYISSSEAFQQASAYAYSKTGEQLILTYPSAGQLGPRVGGVESPGSSYMKGDPTLASSVAASRGVPHHYEQPTSPSTQMTLYGGGSGAYPYGKSTAATEYWNATGTPSPPTFDGSQGGYQTGVSAIAIGDGANMHLYSGGAYSVSPGTAGAPSPWPGLPMSGTEESFDGAMIIAEQKECPSCAGLPNVWRRDETGHYYCSNCLCKPNGVNRAAMRCGKPKQTVAPTNVRKTGMQCANCRTCNTTLWRRNNNGEPVCNACGLYYKLHNVNRPLSMKKEGIQTRKRKPKNHSGMGGGMAGPSGMHKTEIKSSLLACHR
- the LOC117222686 gene encoding uncharacterized protein LOC117222686 isoform X2, with product MKESLIKREIEHEWEESRVDEGSSRMTGSGNVTAASIEEQRQAMESPRTVITARRHVRTITTAGHITENVPEPEPEPGPDSPDAAAMSGSLQHQAHHRHHQLQQQSLEQQHRQSRSYRDGDQQDPGNQQHFAQIVRSEADVQQQQQQHQHHRAGEQRVVYLTSNGQELKVEVPDTLEHTALSVKESARYETADGSDRNEMESMYVYATDGQQLRRESHSIAIQMQDRRGHAAASQQRYSPRETGQLGGGNGSTTGSGCGGNGGGSNAGSGSVARTYHHGSPVLVGNTDEYEGRASMGSQSDATTASVSAPGTGTSTDTVAGTPTVSGSGSGSGSATPTVQMGSPVAPAYSPPIVGDGIHGSASAGSQQAAQQHHQHPHHHIVTGYTDAVVDRFTVSVANEKQVSSTYTTLETVAIPPPQAVQYAPQYISSSEAFQQASAYAYSKTGEQLILTYPSAGQLGPRVGGVESPGSSYMKGDPTLASSVAASRGVPHHYEQPTSPSTQMTLYGGGSGAYPYGKSTAATEYWNATGTPSPPTFDGSQGGYQTGVSAIAIGDGANMHLYSGGAYSVSPGTAGAPSPWPGLPMSGTEESFDGAMIIAEQKECPSCAGLPNVWRRDETGHYYCSNCLCKPNGVNRAAMRCGKPKQTVAPTNVRKTGMQCANCRTCNTTLWRRNNNGEPVCNACGLYYKLHNVNRPLSMKKEGIQTRKRKPKNHSGMGGGMAGPSGMHKTEIKSSLLVDPLQLNVYGIGGSNGNGEAGGYGSGVRVVAGTEIEIGSESGTEGGNVRSEENHPPVGTPTPTSTPTTTTTTTTPTPTTTTMHLGHAHSPLALPTAAVLNRQTTLTVPPLEPIASQPNVDPISVITCTTAVHAERTT
- the LOC117222686 gene encoding uncharacterized protein LOC117222686 isoform X4, with translation MHRGEMKESLIKREIEHEWEESRVDEGSSRMTGSGNVTAASIEEQRQAMESPRTVITARRHVRTITTAGHITENVPEPEPEPGPDSPDAAAMSGSLQHQAHHRHHQLQQQSLEQQHRQSRSYRDGDQQDPGNQQHFAQIVRSEADVQQQQQQHQHHRAGEQRVVYLTSNGQELKVEVPDTLEHTALSVKESARYETADGSDRNEMESMYVYATDGQQLRRESHSIAIQMQDRRGHAAASQQRYSPRETGQLGGGNGSTTGSGCGGNGGGSNAGSGSVARTYHHGSPVLVGNTDEYEGRASMGSQSDATTASVSAPGTGTSTDTVAGTPTVSGSGSGSGSATPTVQMGSPVAPAYSPPIVGDGIHGSASAGSQQAAQQHHQHPHHHIVTGYTDAVVDRFTVSVANEKQVSSTYTTLETVAIPPPQAVQYAPQYISSSEAFQQASAYAYSKTGEQLILTYPSAGQLGPRVGGVESPGSSYMKGDPTLASSVAASRGVPHHYEQPTSPSTQMTLYGGGSGAYPYGKSTAATEYWNATGTPSPPTFDGSQGGYQTGVSAIAIGDGANMHLYSGGAYSVSPGTAGAPSPWPGLPMSGTEESFDGAMIIAEQKECPSCAGLPNVWRRDETGHYYCSNCLCKPNGVNRAAMRCGKPKQTVAPTNVRKTGMQCANCRTCNTTLWRRNNNGEPVCNACGLYYKLHNVNRPLSMKKEGIQTRKRKPKNHSGMGGGMAGPSGMHKTEIKSSLLGESSWTRCS
- the LOC117222686 gene encoding uncharacterized protein LOC117222686 isoform X1 — protein: MHRGEMKESLIKREIEHEWEESRVDEGSSRMTGSGNVTAASIEEQRQAMESPRTVITARRHVRTITTAGHITENVPEPEPEPGPDSPDAAAMSGSLQHQAHHRHHQLQQQSLEQQHRQSRSYRDGDQQDPGNQQHFAQIVRSEADVQQQQQQHQHHRAGEQRVVYLTSNGQELKVEVPDTLEHTALSVKESARYETADGSDRNEMESMYVYATDGQQLRRESHSIAIQMQDRRGHAAASQQRYSPRETGQLGGGNGSTTGSGCGGNGGGSNAGSGSVARTYHHGSPVLVGNTDEYEGRASMGSQSDATTASVSAPGTGTSTDTVAGTPTVSGSGSGSGSATPTVQMGSPVAPAYSPPIVGDGIHGSASAGSQQAAQQHHQHPHHHIVTGYTDAVVDRFTVSVANEKQVSSTYTTLETVAIPPPQAVQYAPQYISSSEAFQQASAYAYSKTGEQLILTYPSAGQLGPRVGGVESPGSSYMKGDPTLASSVAASRGVPHHYEQPTSPSTQMTLYGGGSGAYPYGKSTAATEYWNATGTPSPPTFDGSQGGYQTGVSAIAIGDGANMHLYSGGAYSVSPGTAGAPSPWPGLPMSGTEESFDGAMIIAEQKECPSCAGLPNVWRRDETGHYYCSNCLCKPNGVNRAAMRCGKPKQTVAPTNVRKTGMQCANCRTCNTTLWRRNNNGEPVCNACGLYYKLHNVNRPLSMKKEGIQTRKRKPKNHSGMGGGMAGPSGMHKTEIKSSLLVDPLQLNVYGIGGSNGNGEAGGYGSGVRVVAGTEIEIGSESGTEGGNVRSEENHPPVGTPTPTSTPTTTTTTTTPTPTTTTMHLGHAHSPLALPTAAVLNRQTTLTVPPLEPIASQPNVDPISVITCTTAVHAERTT